The sequence TCATATCATCATTGACCTGAGCATATTCGGGGAAAATTGGCTTATACATAAAAGCTAAATTATATAAACAAATTTAACCAAAAAGTTATGTTCCGCAATTACCTCAAAATCGCCTTCAGAAACCTTAACGCCCAGCGTGCTTACACGTTGCTCAATGTTGTTGGACTTACTGTTGGCATGGCGGGTGGACTGCTCATCTTTTTGTTCATTTACCATCACCTGAACACCGACCGGCATCATACAAAATTCGACCGTATATACAGGATTGTTTTGGATCTGCACCTCGATGATGGTTCGATTGAGCACTACCCCGAGGCCCCATTGCCTATGTCGAAAACGTTGCGAACCGACTATCCTCAAGTCGATCAGGCTGCTTTTTTGCGGATGAATCGGTCATTAACGGTCAGTGTTACCCGCCCCGGTCAGACGGCTCCTAACCGCTATCTCGAACAGGAGGGGACGGCTATAGTCGAAGCTGAACTGTTTCAGATTTTCGATTATCAGTGGCTGGGAGGTGATCCAAAAACGGCCCTCCGCGAACCGAATAGCGTGGTTTTAACGGAGTCATGGGCCAAACGCTACTTTGGAGACAGCGACCCTATGGGTCAGGTTATGGAGCTGGATCACAAGGTCAACGCGACCGTTAAAGGTCTTATCGCTGATCCCGTTCATCCGACAGATACGAATATTGGCCTGTTTATCTCCATGCCGACCATTCGGCAGCTCGACCCTGAGTTTTCTGTAAATGAGTGGGGGCAGTTGAGCAGCACGAACCGGCTGTACTGTACGCTGAAAGATGCTGATCCCGCCACCGCCAGAAAAATCGAAACTACCTTCCCAATACTCTCGAAAAAACACTTTGGCGACGTCGCCCACGCTTTCCATTTTCACATACAGCCCCTGACCGATGTGCATTTTGATGTAGAGCGTGTGGGTGGTGTTATTCGACTTTCATTGCTAGGGTCATTGGGGCTGATTGGTTTATTTTTGATCGTCATTGCCTGCATTAATTTTGTTAATCTGGCCACGGCTCAGGCGTTTCGGCGGAGCAAGGAAGTGGGTATCCGCAAAACGCTGGGTAGTTCGAGAGTTCAACTGGCCCGGCAATTTCTGCTCGAAACCAGCCTGATTGTCGTTATCGCCACGATTCTGGCATTACAGGTGGTATTTATAAGTTTGCCGGTATTCAGTAATTGGGTGCATATTTCGCTGTCTCTCAATCCCAATGGACCGATGCTGTTGTTCATCGGCCTGCTGATGGCCATTGTGGTGCTTCTGGCGGGTGGTTACCCGGCTTTTGTACTGTCGGGTTTCAGCCCCTGGGCAAGCCTTCGGGGCAAACTTATGGCTTCGTCGCTGGGTGGTTATTCATTGCGGAAAGGATTGGTCGTTCTACAGTTTGTCATTTGTCAGATCTTGCTGGTAGGGTCACTGGTGGTGATGAAACAAATGAATTTCATTCAACAAACCGACCTGGGCTTTCAAAAAGACAATGTATTGATCGTCAATCTGCCTAACTCCGGAAAAGAAACGTGGCAGGCCTTCAAAAACAAACTGAATCAGTATCCCGATATCAAGGCAGTAACCTTGCAATACCGACCGCCATCAGCTGGCGTAATGAACGGTGGGTCATTCAGGTTTGGCAGTAGGACCGAGTGGGTTACGTTTCCGGTTCGGGAACGGCTCGCTGATGCTGATTATCTGAAAGCATACAATCTACAACTGGTGGCCGGACGAAATATTAGCGAAGGAGACTCAATTCGGGAATATGTTATTAATGAAACCCTGGCCCATAAACTTGGCTTTCGAAACCCACAGGATATCATCGGTAAACCAATGCAGTATTATCTGTCGCAGGTGCCGTTGCCCATTGTGGGAGTCGTTAAAGATTTTCATCAAAAGTCGTTGCATGAAGCCATTGCGCCCTGTTTTATAGCCTCTTTTCCTGCCATGTACCGGCAGGCTGGAATTCGAATTTCAGGTCAATCATCGGTTCAGACCCTGGCTCATATTCGGCAAGTCTGGCAAAGCCTGTATCCAACCGATGTCTTTGACTATGAATTCCTAAATGATCAACTCGCTCAGTTTTATGAAACCGAAACCACCATATCGCAACTTGTCAATACGTTCGCGTTGATGGCGATGGTCATTTGTGGGCTTGGGTTATACGGTCTTGTTGCATTCACGGTTGGGCAGCGCACGAAAGAAATCGGTATCCGCAAAGTGCTGGGTGCATCGGTAGCCAGTATTGTAGCCCTGCTCTCCAAAGATTTCCTGAAGCTCATATTCACCGCCATTGTACTGGCTTCGCCTGTGGCCTGGTGGGCCATGAACCAGTGGCTACAGGATTTCGCCTACAAGATCGACATTGCCTGGTGGGTATTTGTGTTGGCCGGATTGCTGGCCATTGCCATTGCGTTATTGACCGTCAGTTTTCAGAGTGTGAAAGCGGCTCTGATGAATCCAGTAAAATCATTACGTTCCGATTAGTCCGGTAATTGTTTCATCAGGATTCAGTATTTCGGCACAATCTCTTTCAAAACACCATCATGCTTCGCTCATTCATCAAAATTGCATGCCGAAATCTCTGGCATAATAAACTCTACACTAGTCTTAATGTGGGTGGCCTGGCCGTTGGTTTGACTGCTTGCCTGCTCATGTTCCTGTACGTAAACCATGAGTTTACCTACGATGGATTTCACGAAAATGCCGAGCGCATTGTTCGTGTTACCACAAATCTTACCACTCCCGATGCCCCTATGTCGGTAGCATCCAGCCCAATTTTACTGGCTGATATATTGACACGTGACTACCCTGAAGTTGAAATGGCTGTTCGGTTTGAGCCGCTTTCGGCGACAATACGGTATGGGACTAAATTGCTGAATGAACCTGATGTTTATTACGCCGATCAGAATGCCTTTTCTATGTTCACCTATCCCTTCGTAGAGGGAAGTTCGACACGAGCATTGGTAGAGCCAAATACGGCTGTTGTTACAGAAAGCTTTGCCCATAAATACGCAGGACGTACTAGGGTTGTTGGTGAATTATTCTGGTGCAATAAAAAAATGTATCGCATTACTGGCGTTATGGCCGATTTGCCTTCGAACGCGGATATGAAAATCAATGCAATATTGTCAAAGGACTTTTCAACGTCGACGTCCTGGTTAGGTGAAGATTTTCCGGTCTATACATTCGTTTTGTTCCGGGAGCGTCCTGATCTGAAAGCGTTCGGCAAGAAATTAGATCTGATCAGCCGGAATTCCATTCAACCGGAATTTAAGAAACTCGGCGCTACAGGTTATTCGGTTGTTTTTCGGACAGAGTTCCTGAAGGATGTGCATTTTAGCCAGGGAAAAATGGCCGATATGCCTAAAGGGAATAAGCAATACGGGTATATATTCCTGTTTCTGGCCATTTTTGTACTGATCATTGCTATACTGAATTATATCAATCTGTTAAC comes from Spirosoma aureum and encodes:
- a CDS encoding ABC transporter permease codes for the protein MFRNYLKIAFRNLNAQRAYTLLNVVGLTVGMAGGLLIFLFIYHHLNTDRHHTKFDRIYRIVLDLHLDDGSIEHYPEAPLPMSKTLRTDYPQVDQAAFLRMNRSLTVSVTRPGQTAPNRYLEQEGTAIVEAELFQIFDYQWLGGDPKTALREPNSVVLTESWAKRYFGDSDPMGQVMELDHKVNATVKGLIADPVHPTDTNIGLFISMPTIRQLDPEFSVNEWGQLSSTNRLYCTLKDADPATARKIETTFPILSKKHFGDVAHAFHFHIQPLTDVHFDVERVGGVIRLSLLGSLGLIGLFLIVIACINFVNLATAQAFRRSKEVGIRKTLGSSRVQLARQFLLETSLIVVIATILALQVVFISLPVFSNWVHISLSLNPNGPMLLFIGLLMAIVVLLAGGYPAFVLSGFSPWASLRGKLMASSLGGYSLRKGLVVLQFVICQILLVGSLVVMKQMNFIQQTDLGFQKDNVLIVNLPNSGKETWQAFKNKLNQYPDIKAVTLQYRPPSAGVMNGGSFRFGSRTEWVTFPVRERLADADYLKAYNLQLVAGRNISEGDSIREYVINETLAHKLGFRNPQDIIGKPMQYYLSQVPLPIVGVVKDFHQKSLHEAIAPCFIASFPAMYRQAGIRISGQSSVQTLAHIRQVWQSLYPTDVFDYEFLNDQLAQFYETETTISQLVNTFALMAMVICGLGLYGLVAFTVGQRTKEIGIRKVLGASVASIVALLSKDFLKLIFTAIVLASPVAWWAMNQWLQDFAYKIDIAWWVFVLAGLLAIAIALLTVSFQSVKAALMNPVKSLRSD